The Macrobrachium nipponense isolate FS-2020 chromosome 8, ASM1510439v2, whole genome shotgun sequence nucleotide sequence CCGATGAAAAATTCTCTTATCTAACGAAGTTCTGGTGTCATGCTGAAGCATTGCATTTTATATAGGGTTGTGTACTGAAGTAAATACATATCAGATTTGTAAAAACACATTTGTGAGGAAAAGTTTGTTGAGGTACAGGTATCatctattttgtttgttaaacttGTTATGCATTATGAGTATTGTGGTGTGGCCGAAACGTTATCTTGTATATGTGGTGGTTAGCGTgtgaaaataaatacattctgTGATACAACACAGCATCTATCTCTctaattgagatatatatatatatatatatatatatatatatatatatatatatatatatatatataatattaatatatatatatatatatatatatgtgtgtgtatatagatatatatatcacaattgcAGAAAATTTGAGTGCTGCgttgtagatatctatatatatagatctatatatatatatatatatatatatatatatatatatatatatatatatagatagatcatatatattatatatatatatatagtatatatatatatatatatatatatatatatatatatatatatatatatatatatatatatagtatatatatatatatatatattactttgaaattatcaatttgaaaatgacaaggacttatttcagaggaattcaaagaaatatattttaaagagggCAAACAAGAGTTTATTTAATTCAAACAAATGTAAATTTAGTGGGAATGCTGATAATAGCTTgactttattatttaaaaaaattcagggTGAAAATCAGTGAGAGCACATCTTTATTCGGACTCAAGATTTACGTCACTAATTGAGGATCGTAATGTTGACTTTAATAACTTCGTGAATGAAAATGTGCTCTCACAGAGCCAAGTTGAACCAAACATTGACAATAGTTTTGACACATAATCAGAAATGTGTGGGTAATCATGTGAGCAGGATATTTGTGTCCAAAAATCGAATTTCACATCTTGGTGGGCataattagttttcatttcaattaattcttCTTGAAACAAAGGTACATTGATTTTGCATACAGCTGACAATTTACACACATCTCTATGACTGTAACCACATGGTGAATGTAAAAATCTAAAGCAAAATTCATACTGATCAAAGTCAGCAAACCTATTGTTAAACTAAATTCTAACTTCTTCTAAATAACCAAAATCAATAACTTCATCAGGCTCAAGACGCTTTAATGTTGGAAAGTGATTTAAATCCCTCTCTTGTATTTGCTCAATCCACATATCCAGTTTTGAcctaaatatttgtatttctctGAACAAATCTGCTATCATTTTTGCCTTACCTTGCAACTTGAGATTCAATGAGTTCATGTGGCTTGTTAAATCTGTGAGAAAATATAATCGTGTGAGCCACTGTGGGTCATCCAAGTTTGGATTCTCCGACCCCTTCAGTTCAAGAAAGGTCTTTATATCAGGTAACAAAGCAGTAAACCTCTTAAGTACATTACCACGACTCAGCCATCTTACAGCATTAAAGTAAACTAAGTCTCCATATTCTGTTTCAATATGTTCTAAATATCCTATAAATTGCCGATGATTTAATGCACGAGTACGGAGAAAATTCACAATTTTGATAACCTCTTGCATTACTTGATGTAATTCACCTGACTTccacacttcacaacataaactttcTTGGTGAATGATACAATGAAAGGTAGGTACATCAATGTCCTCATTTGCCTTGAACAAAGCACAAAacccttctttttttcctttcattgagGGCGCCCCATTTGTGGCAATTGAACTCAATTTTTCCATGTTCAATTCAAACTGTGTACATTCTTTTTTAACAGCCTCAAGAATATCACAGCCACGAGTGCGGTCTTTCAGTGGAGTTAAAGCTAATAGTTCTTCTCTGACAACAAATTTATCAGTTATGTATCTTATCCAGATGCAAAGATATGCTATGTCTCTCATGTCTGTTGATTCATCGAGTGCTAGGCTAAATGCCAAGCAAGAGTTCAAGTCTGTTTTAAGTTGTTGTTTTATGTTTTCAGATAAATTTACTATTCTTCTAGTTGCCGTTTGTCTGCTCAGCGGCATCATCAATGTTCTTTGGGTcaacttttgcttttctttttcattaaaatcgAAAGCAAGCAATTCAGCCACGCTAATGAGGACTTCTTTAACCATTTCTGCATCACTAAAACATTTCTTTCGTCTTGCAATGATCCATGCACATTTAAGAGTGGCAATTTGAACCATTTCATCTTCACTCAAAAACTTTCTGAGATCAtctctttgtatatttatatcaacTTTTAACTTTTCCAATTCATGTTTTCTCTTCTCAGAATTAAGgggatatttatctttatttatcgcTGTGAATGGTATCATAATGTCTTTTGATATTATATCTCTTCCCTACAGTAAGAAATTTGTTGCACAGTAAGCAAAAGGGTTTACCTTCCTTATCAACTACGAAAAACTCTTGTTCCCATTTAGGATTTATTTTCCGTTTCACTTCTTTCTcgaccttttcctttttttctggtgGGGCATTGCTTTTGCTTGGACCTGCCTCCGAATCATTTGATGAATCTTTGGGCTTTCTAATTATCCATTTATCCATattctttcctaaaaaaaaatcgtatatcAGTGCAACAAaccagtatcctctctctctctaattatccaTTTATCCATATTCTTTCCTGAAGAGAAAAATATTCGTATATCAGCGCAACAAACCAGtatcctctgtctctctctctctctctctctcccattctacttatccatttattcatattctttccTTAAGAAATAAATATTCGTATATCAATGCAACAAACCagtatcatctctctctttctaataaaTTCCTTCATTTAAAAGgataatgtttgtttttaaaaattatgctaaGAGTGCCTATTAATTCAATATATAAAGTTCCAGACTTACGAAATCACAACTATTTATCTCCCCTCAATAAAAGAGtactgttaaaaaagaaaatggataaacgagtgagaaggaagaaaaatgaaatacttgTATTTTGAAACAAATCAATGATACCGTATATTGTTGACCGTTGTAATTATAAAGAGATTTTTgagcattttatataaaaagttaatTGCCAAATTCCATTCAGATAATTCAGTAACCGAGCTAGATATGGATACTTGCATGTTCATCTCAGTGCCCTAAGCATGAAAAAATAAGCATTCCAATATGTTCACCCTTTCAACAGAGGGAGAATTATAATACTTATAAGGCCATCAACAACGGCGATGCCATTGTACAATTACAAAATGTCTGCGATAGCAACAacccttaacattattgtcattCGATTTGTCAAATGGCAAATATATCAGATATACATTTTACAAAGGATAATCCAATTTTCAACATAACACTATGAAGGAACTTTAGACTTCTTTTACATTTATCTGATGCAGTTACAGGgattaatgataaaaatgtcTAATAGCCATCAGTAATAAGCAACATACAGCTTTCTGTTGATTCACTCATTGCTTCATCATATCTTCACAATTGTCcatcaagtaaaaagaaaacaaagtacaCGCCCAAACTCCTATTTTGGTAAATTTAGTGAACCTGAGTAAGTAAAAGGTTATCTATATTAGCacttattttaattcttttctaGCTGAAGCTGAACACCAAATTTGATCCATTTCAATTCGTTACGAGGTTCTATGACAGAAACGTAGATATACCACGGAGAGAGCTGCTGATCGCAGCTAAGAAGAACGAAAATACAATTAAACCTGGCCaattataaaatcttaaaaattaatgGTAGAACTTACTTAAAATCAAAATGCAGATGTGATGAAAAATTGCTGTATATATAACGATCACTGAATAAGTAGGTTAATGCGTAGGCACAGTCAAAATGATTCTGAAGGGGTAGGGATTAAGGAAGCCgtctgaagcaaaaaaaaaaaaaaaaaagaaaatctcgtATGATACATGAAGGGAAAAGGTATCAGTCCTTGTACGGGTCAAGCAATACACTTAAATCTACACTACAAATCTACCGCGCGGCTGGGAtaaccctcctcctccccctcctcctcacttGCATATATTGTGACATTGtagttttcgttttttattttatctgaatTACTCTTTACATTCGCATTAGCGTTCACATTCCCAGACACTTCAGTGACACATTGGTATGAACACCTGCATATCCTTTGTACATAAGATCATTCTAATTCCGATctgaaaaaagagaagagaaggaaactATGATCTTGGCactttatttctaatgaaataggGATAACTACAGAATAAGAATGTTAAAACGAGGTTAAAACGGAGCCCAGTTACAAGTACAGCGTTCTATATGATGAGCTATAAATCATCGTTTGAAAATATGATGTAACACACAACAGACGCCAGTGAATCTTTTCTTTGTAGTTGTTTATTTTgcaaagaatatttcttttattcaggaTAAGCGCTTAATAGAATTTTCATGATATAAGAAAGAGAAATATACATTTACCTATTTTTCTCTCGCAGGCCACTTTCAAAATCAAACGGACCACTTTTGACCCACGGGCATGGGGTTGGACGGCCctggaaaataattcaaaatcatttccattatttttctagTTGACAGACCGTTTTCTTGCTTAATGACAACGCCTTCAGGACTGAATTACACATTGACATACAAGGttttgaatttttaattgatGGTGGTCTTGGTTGGTTGACTTTCACATCTCTCTTAGGGGCGTCTTGCTATTTCATATTACAAAGTTACTTTTGGGGGTAACAGAGGATACATAAGGTACAACTCTAGCCAGGATTCATAGGTGTACCAATTGCAATTATCCTCTTCGTGGCCTTGACCTCACAATTGAATTGGCTGTGATATGCAGCTTAGTAATACAATATGATGTTTCTCGGAGATTTAGGTGTCGTCACTGGTGTTCTGGCATATGCATCCAACTCTTATCATATGCAAACTTGTCTTAGATTGCTGTCGTATCCATTATTAATGAGGAGCAGCCGAATATGTTCAAGCTCACGTGAGTAGCTTTCCACGAGGAACAGTGTGTAACTACATGTCTCACATACATGGCTACCACATAGCATTAAGGCATCGACCCACATTAGTTGCCTATTGGTACATGGTACTATTGTACCCGTCTCCTTTCCTCTCCATTTCGACATCCAAGGAGGGAAGTTGGCCTTGACACCATATTCAATAGTGAAGTTTTGACTAGAGTTCCTCTTCAAGGCATACTGTAGGCCGGTGACCTATTTTGTTAATGTCGATGGTAATGAAGATATCATCTATATCTTGGGCGTGTATCTTCAGTTTCTGATGGGAAATTAATTTAAGGTTCTTTCCTCGACATCtgctatgtatgtacatattagtGAATAGGACACCAAGGAGGGATCCTATTTCCCTTGCCCAAGCCCTTTGCTGCAAGCCAGGGCATGGAACGCGTCCTACAGAGCACCAGGAATGCCCAAGCTGCCGCCAAGACCACCAGGAAGAGAATGAGACCTACTGCCTAGTAAAAATTCACCACCCAATGACGTCATTTTCAAAAATCAAAAGTCCTCATGCAGTAATAAAAACCTtgtacagtcacctctcaattaacgcgatggttacgttcctggagagcACGCGTTAGTTAAAAACgcgttatttaaacatatttttccataagaaataacagtaataaggggTTTACGTTCCTGGACTTAGGGGAAACTCtgtactgcattattattaatataatatcatgtaagtcagacaaaaaaaaatcttttgctttattaataaataaacaaagtcttTCTCTTTATTGTGCTATGTCTTTAATTATATCGACGGCCGTCGTCTGCAGCGAGCGCCACCCTACGCCTTGGCTGCTTCCACCAGATGATGCTGATGCGTGGGTGACTTGAAAACAACGCTCAGCTTCTAAATCGCGTTAAATCGAAATTTTTACGTTTTTTGAgcattttaaatgattttctaGCTCGCGTTTAGTCGAAAACACGTTAATTAAACAcgcgttaattgagaggtgactctATGTCAATTATAATTTAGTTCTGGAGACGTCGCCAACGAGCGAGGAAACAGTCAGTTGACTAAAAAACTAAACAGAaagaatcttgaataattttccatGAACAGACAAAGAGGAGGCATTGACTGATTCAAAGTCTCGATAGATAGTGTCTGCGAAAAGTGCTGTTAACTTCAATAAATTGCATAGATTGAAAATcttcccaaatatatatatatatatatatatagatatatatatatatatatatgcatgtatattatatatatatatatatatatagatatgtatatattatatatatataaatatatatatatattatatataatgtatgtatatatatgtattatatatatatatatatatatatatttatatatatatatatatatatatgttatatatatatatatatatatatatatatatatataatatatatatatatatattccaaaaggTGCTATCTTTCCACTCCTTAGCAATTATTTTGGATAAACTGCTTACCCTAAGCCTTTCTTCACCATGTCCCTGAAAAGCACTCTAAGGTAAATAGGGAACAGGGGATTTTAATGCAATTCATCTTTATTGCTCTTTTTTGACCAGATCGAATTTAGACATTATGAGGCGAGTATTGTAACCAATAGCctaaaatattaatgatattagAATAAGCTAGTTcacagttaataataaaaaaggacatGTAACCAATTGCAATGATCCTCTTCGTGGCCTTGACCTCACAATTCCGTATGAGTTTTACTAAGTCACTTATTCAcgaccaagatatatatatatatatatatatatatatatatatatatatatgtatatatatatatagtatatataaatatatatatatatatatatatatatatgatatatatatatatatatactacacacatagatatatatatatatatatatatatatatatatatatatatatatatatatatatatatctatgtatgcatatatatatatatatatatatctatatatatatatatgtatgtatatatatatatatatatatatatatatatatatatatatatatatatatatatatatataaatacacatacacatgtattgaTATCGCTTGGAtagaaatacaaaatatgaaatcagcagattccaataatataatagaataaaaatttataatcaaATGGTTGCAATTTTCATCATTAGTAGAGGGAATATCTGTTTCTAAGTCATTAACAATGAGGGCCCAGATACATCCTGACAATTAATTCAGAAAGTTTCCTCAGCATTCACTCATCTAATCGATGATTCGCTCCGGGCCTTTGAAACTGCTCGAATTTTAACAATTCATGGAAAGGTGGgataatgaatgaagaaaaataaaatatgcatgtCATTAAATCTGAGATGTAAAAGAAAGCAATTAGTAGATAGTCTTCTCACCCTCTCCTCTCCGACCCTtctgtttatctctctcttttttgtctgtctcacaatatatatatatatatatttatatatatatattatatattatatatatatatagtatattatatattatatatatgttatattatatatatatatatatatatatatatactatatatatatatatatatatataaatttctgactcaccacaGGACTGAACCCCGGCTTTACGAGTAAGAGTCCAGGGCATTACCAGCCTTAGTTGCCTGCTCAGGAAAAAACTTAAGTACGTAAGTAGTATATGGGTTCCAACTCCTTTTATAACCTTTCCGCGCAAATTGGTAGTGCCCTGTACTCTCGTAGTCCGGTactgagtcagaaatttattaaaGAAACATGTTCTTCATGTgtttaatccatatatatatatatatatgatatatatatatatatatatatatgtatatatatatgtctatatatatatatatatatatatatatatatatatatatatatatatatatatagtatatatatatatatatatatatagatatatatatatagtagatatatatatatatatatatatatatatatatagatatatatatatatattatatagttatatatacatgaattcttatcacatcaccgtgatttagatacatgcattaagctacaaatatcctttaatatccaatatgctctacctcagaattaatatatcttcatatatgttaactgaaggggttCGATTTCCACGGGAgtaggaaattattatcaactaaaaaaattacctttcggttaacatatatgaaaatttattaattaattttcgaggttagagcgaattggatactaaaggacatttgtagcttaatgcacacatacacacacacacacacacacacacacacacacacacacacacacacacatatatatatatatatatatatactatatatatatatatatatatattatatatactgatgtATGTAACCTggtgctgcccgggaaaactctaaAGGACTCCAAAAACTTTTCCTGAATCtctctgtgctgactgtccctatTATCCAGAAGTTACACTACTGGCTATCCTTTTATCTAGATATAGCTGTTCTAGTTGTCCCATTTATCCACACAGTTAATTGCCCcgtttatccaggaattactgaaCTAACTGTCTGTTTTACCCAAGTATTACTGTtttgactgtcccatttatccaaacATTACTCTGGTGACTGGCCCATTCATTCATGTATTGCTATGgcgactgttccttttatccagatattattgtactgaatgtcccatttatccaagtattgctgttctgactgtcccatttatccagtcattactgtggtgactgtcccatttatccagatgtTACTGCAGTCAATGTCCCTTTTATCATCCAGTTATAACTCAGTTGACTTTCCcacttatccaggtattactgtgctggctgtcccttttatccagatggtATTACTGTGGAGACTGTCCCATTTATAAAGGTATCACTGtattgtctgtctcttttatccaagaACTATTGAGCCGAGTGTCCCCTTTTGCACAGGTATTACaatggtgactgtccattttatccaggtattagtgtTTTGCCTGTctattttatccagacattactgtgaCGACTGTCCCATTTAACACCTACTAAACCTAAACCCTGCTAAACCTAAatacatccccactaaacctcaACACAcactccactaaacctaaacaaagCCCCACTAAACCCAAACACAACCTTGATACAGAATTAGTAatcacaggaaaataaaatattttcagtaatatatttcaataatggcatgatattgagaacatgaaatgaggtatgatgaaCCCGTAGAGCTTATTTACCTTACCACACTAGTTACAaatggaaggggaagggggatggggaaaGAGGAAGGGAAAGGGTTACGAGTTTGAAACCTTCTCCATTACTTACGTTTGGTCAAttgatggccacgtgccaaatttgaTCTAGATTGGTCaatctgttattatatatatatacatgatatacatatacatacacacacacacacacacacacacacatatatatatatatatattatatatatatatatatatatatatatatatatgatatagtactaTATAACAGCATACAGCAGAGTCCAagaaacacatcaaaaaggccaTAATTTATTCAAAAGAGACTTTTCGCACATTTTCTTCGTTAAAATTTA carries:
- the LOC135223353 gene encoding general transcription factor II-I repeat domain-containing protein 2-like; translated protein: MIPFTAINKDKYPLNSEKRKHELEKLKVDINIQRDDLRKFLSEDEMVQIATLKCAWIIARRKKCFSDAEMVKEVLISVAELLAFDFNEKEKQKLTQRTLMMPLSRQTATRRIVNLSENIKQQLKTDLNSCLAFSLALDESTDMRDIAYLCIWIRYITDKFVVREELLALTPLKDRTRGCDILEAVKKECTQFELNMEKLSSIATNGAPSMKGKKEGFCALFKANEDIDVPTFHCIIHQESLCCEVWKSGELHQVMQEVIKIVNFLRTRALNHRQFIGYLEHIETEYGDLVYFNAVRWLSRGNVLKRFTALLPDIKTFLELKGSENPNLDDPQWLTRLYFLTDLTSHMNSLNLKLQGKAKMIADLFREIQIFRSKLDMWIEQIQERDLNHFPTLKRLEPDEVIDFGYLEEVRI